A single Pseudomonas sp. DC1.2 DNA region contains:
- a CDS encoding GntR family transcriptional regulator has product MTQRKLNAPDLGNTPSTSEIITRHLRDAIVAGHFAEDEPIRQDDIARQFNVSKIPVREALKRLEAEGLVMFQRNRGAMVTRVSDAELAQMFEVRMLLEDKVLRLAIPNMTEETFARAERICQEFIGEDDVGRWAELNWELHACLYEPAQRPFLVSLIRSVNDKLERYLRMQMSLSAGKERADHEHREILAACRTGDVDVAVKLLDSHIAGVCKTLFEHLPHSH; this is encoded by the coding sequence GTGACTCAACGAAAACTCAACGCCCCAGATTTAGGCAATACACCTTCGACTTCGGAAATCATCACTCGCCATCTACGCGACGCTATCGTCGCCGGACATTTCGCAGAGGATGAACCGATTCGACAGGACGACATCGCTCGCCAATTCAACGTCAGCAAGATTCCAGTGCGCGAAGCCCTCAAGCGTCTGGAGGCTGAGGGGCTGGTGATGTTCCAGCGTAATCGCGGAGCGATGGTCACACGCGTGTCCGATGCCGAACTGGCACAGATGTTTGAAGTTCGGATGCTGCTCGAAGATAAAGTGTTGCGCTTGGCCATTCCCAACATGACCGAAGAAACCTTCGCTCGCGCTGAGCGCATCTGCCAGGAATTTATTGGCGAAGATGACGTGGGTCGCTGGGCCGAGCTCAACTGGGAACTGCACGCCTGTCTCTACGAGCCGGCACAACGGCCGTTTTTAGTCAGCCTGATCCGTTCGGTCAACGACAAGCTGGAGCGTTACTTGCGTATGCAGATGAGCCTCTCGGCTGGCAAAGAGCGCGCAGATCACGAACACAGAGAGATTCTGGCTGCGTGTCGTACCGGTGACGTTGACGTTGCCGTGAAGTTGCTCGACTCCCATATCGCCGGCGTCTGCAAGACTTTGTTCGAACACCTTCCCCACAGCCACTGA
- a CDS encoding transporter substrate-binding domain-containing protein produces the protein MKNPAFAVALSAVLSTSFIATAQADKLDDIIGSGKLRCAVTLDFPPMGFRDESNNPAGFDVDYCHDLAKILGVDAEVVETPFPDRIPALVSGRADVIVASTSDTLERAKTVGLTVPYFAFQMVVLTRDNTGINSYDDMKGKALGNTSGTYEAIALEKDVKSWGTGSFRAYQSQNDTLLAVAQGHIDATVVTNTVAAATLKSGKYKNLKIAGNAPYVIDYVSLGAKRSEYGLLNYLNLFVNQQVRTGRYKELFVKWVGTEIPPANLTVPQVYY, from the coding sequence ATGAAAAACCCTGCATTTGCCGTAGCCCTCAGCGCTGTTCTCAGTACGTCCTTCATCGCCACCGCCCAGGCCGACAAGCTCGACGACATCATCGGCTCGGGCAAGCTGCGCTGCGCCGTCACCCTGGATTTCCCGCCCATGGGGTTTCGCGATGAAAGCAACAACCCGGCAGGTTTTGACGTGGACTATTGCCACGATCTGGCAAAAATCCTGGGTGTCGATGCCGAAGTGGTTGAAACGCCCTTCCCTGATCGCATTCCGGCACTGGTTTCAGGGCGCGCTGACGTGATTGTCGCGTCCACCTCCGACACCCTAGAACGCGCTAAAACCGTCGGCCTCACCGTGCCGTACTTCGCCTTCCAGATGGTGGTGCTGACCCGCGACAACACCGGCATCAACAGTTACGACGATATGAAGGGCAAAGCTCTGGGCAACACCAGCGGCACTTATGAAGCCATTGCCCTGGAGAAAGACGTGAAAAGTTGGGGCACCGGCAGTTTCCGCGCCTACCAGTCGCAGAACGACACGCTTCTGGCAGTCGCCCAGGGTCACATCGATGCCACCGTGGTCACCAATACCGTCGCCGCCGCCACCCTCAAATCAGGCAAATACAAGAACCTGAAAATCGCCGGTAACGCGCCCTACGTGATCGACTACGTTTCGCTGGGCGCCAAACGCAGCGAATATGGCCTGCTCAACTACCTCAACCTGTTCGTCAATCAACAGGTACGCACCGGCCGCTATAAAGAGTTGTTCGTCAAATGGGTCGGCACCGAGATCCCGCCAGCCAACCTGACCGTGCCACAGGTCTACTACTGA
- a CDS encoding FAD/NAD(P)-binding oxidoreductase has protein sequence MSEYADLLIIGAGPAGMAAALAAAPSGARIILLDDNPLPGGQIWRAGPRASLPHQAHHLRERLAACRNVQHHAVTRVIACAGPKQLLVEDTDRGWVIGYEKLILCTGARELLLPFPGWTLPGVTGVGGLQALIKGGVPVQNERVVIAGSGPLLLASAATAKHNGARVLRIAEQAPATAVAKFAANLLRWPDKLRQSFTLFDRQYRTGSHVVAALGNKHLEGVRLQQQGKIVELACDRLACGFGLIPNTELGQALGYDLDGLALAVDAWQASSIADHYAAGECTGFGGSELALIEGEIAGHAAIGKTQAARALWSRRERWQRFAKALNQAFILDPRLKRLAQADTLVCRCEDVPYAALASQTDWREAKLASRCGMGACQGRVCGGALQHLFGWQPSAPRPPFSPARIETLLCLEETHQAE, from the coding sequence ATGAGTGAATATGCCGACCTGCTGATCATCGGTGCCGGCCCCGCCGGCATGGCCGCGGCACTTGCCGCAGCACCAAGCGGTGCCCGTATCATCCTGCTCGACGATAACCCGTTGCCGGGTGGACAAATCTGGCGCGCCGGGCCACGGGCCAGCCTGCCGCATCAGGCCCATCATCTGCGAGAGCGACTGGCGGCCTGCCGCAACGTCCAGCACCATGCCGTCACACGAGTGATCGCCTGCGCCGGACCGAAACAACTGCTGGTCGAAGACACTGATCGTGGCTGGGTGATCGGTTACGAGAAACTGATTCTATGCACCGGAGCCCGTGAGTTGCTGCTGCCCTTTCCCGGCTGGACGCTGCCCGGAGTGACCGGCGTCGGCGGCCTGCAAGCGCTGATCAAAGGTGGTGTGCCGGTGCAGAACGAACGAGTGGTGATCGCCGGCAGCGGGCCGTTGCTCCTGGCCAGCGCCGCTACTGCGAAACACAACGGCGCACGTGTGCTGCGCATTGCCGAACAGGCGCCAGCCACCGCCGTCGCCAAATTCGCCGCGAACCTGCTGCGCTGGCCCGACAAGCTGAGGCAGTCTTTCACGCTATTCGACCGCCAGTATCGAACCGGCAGCCACGTAGTGGCCGCGCTGGGTAATAAACACCTGGAGGGCGTGCGCCTGCAACAGCAGGGAAAAATTGTCGAACTGGCTTGTGATCGCCTGGCTTGCGGCTTCGGTCTGATACCCAACACAGAGTTGGGCCAGGCCTTGGGCTACGATCTCGATGGCTTGGCACTGGCGGTCGACGCCTGGCAGGCCAGCAGCATTGCCGATCACTACGCGGCAGGCGAATGTACCGGCTTCGGTGGCAGTGAACTGGCGCTGATCGAAGGGGAGATTGCCGGGCATGCCGCCATCGGTAAAACTCAAGCCGCACGCGCGCTGTGGTCTCGACGAGAACGTTGGCAGCGTTTCGCCAAAGCATTGAATCAGGCGTTCATCCTCGATCCGCGACTAAAGCGCCTGGCTCAGGCCGACACCCTCGTGTGCCGTTGCGAAGACGTACCCTATGCGGCACTGGCCAGCCAAACCGACTGGCGTGAGGCCAAACTGGCCAGTCGCTGCGGCATGGGAGCCTGTCAGGGACGGGTGTGCGGCGGAGCCTTGCAACATTTATTCGGCTGGCAACCGTCGGCCCCCCGTCCGCCCTTCAGCCCGGCACGCATCGAGACCTTGTTGTGCCTGGAGGAGACCCATCAGGCTGAATGA
- a CDS encoding 4-hydroxyproline epimerase translates to MKRITVIDSHTGGEPTRLVTAGFPDLGIGNMAERRQQLAEHHDQWRATCVLEPRGSDVLVGALLCEPVDPSACAGVIFFNNSGYLGMCGHGTIGLVASLAHLGRIGPGVHNIETPVGTVQATLHEDHSVSVRNVPAYRYRKALKLQVHNVGQVVGDIAWGGNWFFLVADHGLQINNDNLEALTAYAYAVQQALDTQGVRGEDGGLIDHVELFADDEHADSRNFVLCPGKAYDRSPCGTGTSAKLACLAADDKLQPGQIWRQASVIGSEFEGSYEVQGERIVPTIRGRAFISAEATLIIEQDDPFAWGIRP, encoded by the coding sequence ATGAAACGCATCACCGTGATTGATTCCCACACTGGCGGCGAACCCACCCGCCTCGTCACTGCCGGATTTCCCGATCTGGGCATAGGCAACATGGCCGAACGTCGACAGCAACTGGCCGAGCATCATGACCAATGGCGCGCCACCTGTGTGCTCGAACCACGCGGCAGTGATGTGCTGGTCGGTGCGCTACTGTGCGAGCCAGTTGACCCCAGTGCCTGTGCTGGCGTCATTTTCTTCAACAATAGCGGTTACCTCGGCATGTGCGGCCACGGCACCATCGGCTTGGTCGCGTCGCTGGCCCATCTGGGCAGGATTGGCCCCGGCGTGCATAACATCGAAACGCCGGTAGGCACGGTGCAGGCTACTTTGCACGAAGACCATTCGGTCAGCGTGCGCAACGTGCCGGCTTACCGTTACCGCAAGGCGCTAAAGCTGCAAGTACACAACGTCGGGCAAGTGGTCGGTGATATCGCTTGGGGGGGTAACTGGTTCTTCCTGGTCGCCGACCACGGCCTGCAAATTAACAACGACAATCTCGAAGCATTGACTGCCTATGCCTACGCGGTGCAGCAGGCTCTGGACACCCAAGGTGTTCGCGGTGAAGACGGCGGGCTGATCGATCATGTCGAATTGTTCGCCGATGACGAACACGCTGACAGCCGCAACTTTGTCCTCTGCCCCGGCAAAGCCTACGACCGCTCCCCCTGCGGCACGGGCACCAGTGCCAAGCTGGCCTGCCTGGCGGCCGACGATAAATTGCAGCCGGGACAGATCTGGCGTCAAGCCAGTGTCATCGGCAGCGAGTTCGAGGGCTCTTATGAGGTACAGGGCGAGCGCATCGTGCCGACAATTCGCGGCCGAGCCTTTATCAGCGCGGAAGCCACGCTGATCATCGAACAGGACGATCCCTTCGCTTGGGGCATTCGACCTTGA
- a CDS encoding 2Fe-2S iron-sulfur cluster-binding protein, protein MPELMLDGRSLSVIEGTSVAAALALAGDGCSRTSVSGQRRAPLCGMGICQECRVTINGQRRLACQTLCRDGMQVETHT, encoded by the coding sequence ATGCCTGAATTGATGCTGGACGGCCGCTCTTTGAGTGTTATCGAAGGTACCAGTGTCGCGGCGGCACTGGCATTGGCCGGTGACGGTTGCAGTCGGACCTCGGTCAGCGGCCAGCGTCGGGCGCCGCTGTGCGGAATGGGCATTTGCCAGGAGTGCCGGGTGACCATCAACGGCCAGCGACGCTTGGCCTGCCAAACCCTGTGCCGTGATGGCATGCAGGTGGAGACCCACACATGA
- a CDS encoding AraC family transcriptional regulator: MYASLTHFKPCDLPTLLNSLQPIAALLDTLSDVVFFIKDSEARYAFVNQTLARRCGCKHSDELLGRTAEMVFPQRFGPLYTEQDRRVLSSGRELADQLELHLYYGNQPIWCLTHKLALQDQQGHIVGLAGISRDLQLPQSSHPAFPKLAAVDAHIRIHFGRPISLAELTAIAGVSVAQLERHCKRVFQLTPRQMIHKARLEESSRLLLHTDLPITEIALRCGYTDHSAFSRQFRALTSLAPSQYRDSRR; the protein is encoded by the coding sequence ATGTATGCCTCGCTGACTCATTTCAAACCCTGTGACCTGCCGACGCTGCTGAACAGCCTGCAACCGATCGCAGCGCTGCTCGATACCTTGTCGGACGTGGTGTTTTTCATTAAAGACAGCGAGGCGCGCTACGCCTTCGTCAACCAGACTCTGGCCCGGCGCTGTGGCTGCAAGCACAGTGACGAGCTGTTGGGACGCACCGCAGAAATGGTTTTTCCGCAACGTTTCGGCCCGCTGTACACCGAACAGGATCGCCGTGTGCTGTCCAGCGGTCGCGAGTTGGCTGACCAGCTTGAGTTGCACCTTTATTACGGTAATCAGCCCATCTGGTGCCTGACCCACAAACTCGCGCTACAGGACCAACAGGGTCATATCGTCGGCCTCGCCGGTATCTCGCGCGATCTGCAATTACCTCAGTCAAGCCATCCCGCGTTCCCGAAACTCGCCGCGGTGGATGCGCATATCCGCATTCACTTCGGGCGCCCCATCAGCCTTGCCGAGTTAACAGCGATTGCCGGGGTTTCCGTCGCGCAACTGGAGCGTCACTGCAAACGCGTATTCCAGCTCACCCCCCGCCAAATGATTCACAAAGCACGCCTGGAAGAATCTTCAAGATTGCTGTTGCACACAGACCTGCCAATCACCGAGATTGCCCTGCGCTGCGGTTACACCGACCACAGCGCCTTTAGCCGGCAGTTTCGCGCCTTGACCAGCCTGGCACCCAGCCAGTACCGCGACAGCCGCCGCTGA
- a CDS encoding FAD-dependent oxidoreductase gives MTEGLAADVIVIGAGIIGAACARSLARRGMRVLVLDAGLPGATAAGMGHLLVLDDNPAELALSQYSLQRWRELAPALPEGCAYRSNGTLWLAANAEEMAVAHHKYINLQAQGVACELIASRALREREPELREGLEGGLLINGDGILYAPATARWMLDIPNIHQRRARVSEVDGHRVRLDDGQWLNAEAVVLANGIQANELCPELPIEPKKGHLLITDRYPGKVTHTLVELGYVTSAHNASGPSTACNIQPRPTGQLFIGASRQFGTLDPQVEGWMLAKMLRRATSYMPGLAQLNGIRAWTGFRAASPDGLPLVGQHPQCKGLWLAVGHEGLGVTTATGTADLLVAQLFNETPPLAPQPYLPQRFLGAPAYA, from the coding sequence TTGACCGAAGGCCTGGCAGCCGATGTGATCGTCATTGGCGCCGGCATCATCGGGGCTGCCTGTGCCCGGTCGCTGGCCCGGCGCGGCATGCGCGTTCTCGTCCTGGACGCCGGCCTGCCCGGCGCGACGGCCGCCGGCATGGGTCACCTGTTGGTTCTCGACGACAACCCGGCAGAACTGGCCCTGAGTCAATACTCTCTGCAGCGCTGGCGCGAACTGGCACCGGCCTTGCCCGAGGGTTGCGCCTACCGCAGCAACGGTACGCTGTGGCTAGCGGCTAACGCCGAAGAAATGGCCGTCGCCCACCATAAATATATAAATTTGCAAGCCCAAGGCGTGGCCTGCGAGTTGATAGCCAGCCGCGCGCTACGTGAACGTGAACCCGAGCTGCGCGAGGGTCTGGAGGGCGGGCTCTTGATCAATGGCGACGGCATTCTCTATGCGCCGGCAACGGCCCGCTGGATGCTCGACATACCCAACATCCACCAGCGTCGTGCGCGGGTCAGTGAGGTCGATGGTCACCGCGTGCGGCTAGACGACGGTCAATGGTTGAACGCCGAAGCGGTGGTGCTGGCCAACGGAATTCAGGCCAACGAGCTGTGCCCTGAATTGCCGATAGAACCCAAAAAGGGCCACTTGCTGATCACCGACCGTTATCCGGGGAAAGTCACCCACACGCTCGTGGAACTCGGGTACGTCACCAGCGCCCACAACGCGAGCGGCCCTTCGACGGCGTGCAACATCCAGCCTCGGCCGACCGGGCAACTGTTCATCGGCGCCTCACGGCAATTCGGCACCCTCGACCCGCAAGTCGAAGGCTGGATGCTTGCCAAAATGCTCAGGCGCGCGACGTCCTATATGCCGGGCCTGGCGCAGCTCAATGGTATCCGCGCCTGGACCGGTTTTCGCGCCGCGAGCCCCGATGGGCTACCGCTGGTGGGTCAGCACCCACAGTGCAAAGGCTTATGGCTTGCGGTCGGACACGAGGGACTGGGGGTCACCACCGCCACCGGCACCGCCGACCTGTTGGTCGCGCAACTGTTCAACGAAACGCCACCGCTAGCCCCCCAACCTTATCTGCCACAACGCTTTTTGGGAGCGCCTGCTTATGCCTGA
- a CDS encoding amino acid ABC transporter permease produces the protein MFDYTFQWHSALRALPDMLAGAVVTFETAALSMIFGVLIALALTVMRETKQPWLRGVGNGWVSIARNTPSLFQIYILYFGLGSLGLHVSSWFALLAGITFNNAGYLAENFRGGLKAVPDTQVRAARSLGMSAFQAYRMIIVPQLLRIVFYPLSNQMVWAVLMTSLGVIVGLNNDLTGVTQDYNVKTFRTFEYFAIAAVLYYLIAKAIVATARLLAWRLFRY, from the coding sequence ATGTTTGATTACACGTTCCAGTGGCACTCGGCCCTGCGCGCGTTGCCGGACATGCTGGCAGGTGCCGTGGTCACGTTCGAGACCGCGGCGCTATCGATGATCTTCGGTGTGTTGATCGCCCTGGCCCTGACGGTTATGCGCGAAACCAAACAACCGTGGCTGCGCGGCGTCGGCAACGGCTGGGTGTCGATTGCCCGTAACACCCCATCGCTGTTCCAGATCTACATCCTCTACTTCGGCCTCGGCTCGCTCGGCTTACATGTCAGTTCGTGGTTCGCGCTATTAGCCGGCATCACCTTCAACAATGCCGGCTACCTGGCGGAAAACTTTCGTGGCGGGCTTAAGGCAGTGCCCGACACACAAGTTCGGGCCGCGCGCTCGCTGGGCATGAGTGCCTTTCAGGCTTATCGAATGATCATCGTCCCGCAGTTACTGCGCATCGTCTTCTATCCCTTGAGCAATCAGATGGTATGGGCCGTGTTGATGACGTCGCTGGGAGTGATCGTCGGACTGAATAATGACCTCACCGGCGTGACTCAGGATTACAACGTCAAGACGTTCCGCACGTTCGAATATTTCGCCATCGCAGCGGTGCTCTATTACTTGATTGCCAAAGCGATCGTCGCAACGGCCCGGCTGCTGGCCTGGCGGCTGTTTCGCTATTGA
- a CDS encoding aconitase family protein yields the protein MPRPTALIGRSLVAGAAQGELLFADVGLSFWGGVDPVSGEVIDRHHPLSGQHLGGRVLAIPSGRGSCTGSSVLMELISNGHAPAALVLAEPDEILTLGVLVAQTIFERSLPVLCIGRERFDTVRAKVFARLEGTSLTLFDYVPEDTWRAPPDPLTTADTHPSIELTEHDQALLAGHHGKAAQVAMQIVLRMAQLQGARCLLDVTQAHIDGCIYTGPASLRFAEQLVQWGATVRVPTTLNSISVDQRRWRELGIDPALGIPASALGDAYMAMGAQLSFTCAPYLLDSAPKAGDQIVWAESNAVVYANSVLGARTLKYPDYLDICIALTGRAPQVGCHLEAHRKAQLSIALPPLHVLDDAFYPLLGYHVGTLSGSRIPLVLGLEQHTPSLDDLKAFGAAFATTSAAPLFHIAGVTPEAVDRARVLEAGSTVPMETISLEDLLRSWRELNSARDSRVDVVSLGNPHFSLSEFAHLARLCKGRYKHPDVVIAITCGRAVLEQAREAGHIAVIEAFGATLVTDTCWCMLGEPVIPPTATTLMTNSGKYAHYAPGLVGRKVHFSSLADCVDSACSATASGRLPVWLQPAAVLEGRAHV from the coding sequence ATGCCTAGGCCCACTGCTCTGATCGGTCGTAGCCTGGTCGCCGGCGCCGCCCAGGGCGAACTGTTGTTTGCCGATGTCGGGCTGAGTTTCTGGGGCGGGGTTGACCCCGTCAGTGGCGAGGTCATCGACCGCCACCACCCGCTCAGCGGCCAACATCTGGGCGGTCGGGTGCTGGCCATTCCCAGCGGACGCGGCTCGTGTACCGGCAGCAGCGTGTTGATGGAACTGATCAGCAACGGTCACGCACCGGCGGCTCTGGTGCTGGCTGAACCCGATGAGATCCTGACCCTGGGCGTGCTCGTGGCACAGACTATTTTCGAGCGTTCCCTGCCGGTGCTGTGCATCGGGCGGGAGCGCTTCGACACCGTGCGCGCAAAGGTCTTCGCCCGGCTCGAAGGAACCTCGCTGACCCTCTTCGATTACGTGCCCGAAGATACGTGGCGGGCACCGCCTGACCCATTGACGACAGCCGACACCCACCCTTCGATTGAACTCACGGAACACGATCAGGCGCTGCTTGCCGGCCACCATGGCAAAGCCGCTCAAGTGGCCATGCAGATCGTTCTGCGCATGGCTCAATTGCAAGGTGCGCGCTGCTTGCTGGACGTCACCCAGGCACACATCGATGGCTGCATTTATACCGGTCCGGCGAGCCTGCGTTTCGCCGAACAATTAGTGCAGTGGGGGGCGACAGTGCGGGTGCCGACCACCCTTAATTCAATTTCCGTCGACCAGCGTCGCTGGCGCGAGTTGGGCATCGATCCAGCCCTGGGCATCCCCGCCAGTGCCTTGGGCGATGCCTATATGGCGATGGGTGCGCAACTCAGCTTCACCTGTGCGCCCTACCTTCTCGACAGCGCGCCCAAAGCCGGCGATCAAATTGTCTGGGCTGAATCCAACGCGGTGGTCTACGCCAATAGCGTGCTCGGTGCCCGCACCTTGAAATACCCGGACTACCTGGACATTTGCATCGCTTTGACTGGACGAGCGCCGCAGGTTGGCTGTCATTTGGAGGCTCATCGCAAAGCCCAGCTGTCCATCGCGTTGCCGCCGTTGCACGTGTTGGACGACGCCTTCTACCCGCTGCTCGGATACCACGTTGGGACACTGTCCGGGAGCCGGATTCCACTGGTGCTGGGGCTGGAACAGCACACGCCAAGCCTGGACGATCTGAAAGCTTTCGGTGCCGCTTTCGCGACGACCTCCGCCGCGCCGCTGTTCCATATTGCCGGGGTGACACCGGAAGCGGTCGATCGGGCTCGGGTGCTGGAAGCAGGCAGCACCGTGCCAATGGAAACCATTAGCCTGGAAGACCTGCTGCGCAGTTGGCGTGAACTCAATAGTGCCCGCGACAGCCGAGTGGATGTGGTCTCGCTGGGCAATCCGCATTTTTCCCTCAGCGAATTCGCCCATTTGGCGCGGCTGTGCAAGGGCCGGTACAAGCACCCCGACGTTGTCATTGCCATCACCTGCGGCCGTGCGGTGTTGGAGCAGGCGCGCGAAGCCGGGCACATCGCGGTGATCGAAGCCTTCGGCGCGACGCTGGTCACCGACACATGCTGGTGCATGCTCGGCGAGCCGGTGATACCGCCGACCGCGACCACCTTGATGACCAATTCGGGCAAGTACGCCCATTACGCACCCGGCCTTGTGGGACGCAAGGTGCATTTTTCCAGCCTTGCCGACTGCGTCGATAGCGCTTGCAGCGCCACAGCCAGCGGTCGCCTGCCGGTGTGGCTGCAACCCGCCGCGGTGCTGGAGGGCCGCGCGCATGTTTGA
- a CDS encoding amino acid ABC transporter permease, with amino-acid sequence MLTTGFSWNDLLFLLNGAWVTLQLTCWAILLGTFAGLLFGLLRALLPRASLPLAWVLDVFRSVPLLIQFVLFNSLKSIIGLNISAFSVGCIVLGVYAAAYFTEIVRGGVLSVPLTVRRASRSLGLGYLQDLRWIVLPMATRVAFPGWLNLVLGVMKDSALVMWIGIVELLRASQIIVTRIQEPLLVLCIAGLIYYVMSLVVARLGARLERRWQDND; translated from the coding sequence ATGTTGACCACTGGCTTTTCCTGGAATGACCTGCTGTTCCTGCTCAATGGTGCCTGGGTCACGCTGCAACTGACCTGTTGGGCAATCCTCCTCGGCACCTTCGCGGGACTGTTGTTTGGCCTGTTGCGGGCGCTGTTGCCACGCGCCAGCCTGCCACTGGCCTGGGTGCTGGACGTGTTTCGGAGCGTGCCACTGCTGATCCAGTTCGTATTGTTCAACTCGCTAAAAAGCATCATCGGTCTGAACATCAGTGCCTTCAGCGTCGGCTGCATCGTGCTGGGGGTATACGCCGCCGCGTACTTCACCGAGATCGTGCGCGGTGGCGTGCTCTCGGTCCCCTTGACCGTGCGCCGCGCCAGCCGCTCGTTGGGACTCGGCTATTTGCAGGACCTGCGCTGGATCGTTCTGCCGATGGCCACACGAGTGGCGTTCCCCGGCTGGCTGAACCTGGTGCTCGGCGTGATGAAAGACTCTGCACTGGTGATGTGGATCGGCATTGTCGAACTACTGCGCGCCTCGCAAATCATCGTGACCCGCATTCAGGAGCCGCTACTGGTGCTGTGCATCGCGGGCCTCATCTACTACGTCATGAGCCTGGTGGTTGCTCGCCTGGGCGCTCGTCTGGAAAGAAGGTGGCAAGACAATGATTGA
- a CDS encoding amino acid ABC transporter ATP-binding protein, whose product MIEIDNVHKSFGNLEVVKGVNLTVNKGEVVSIIGGSGSGKSTLLMCINGLEPIQKGNIRVDGVEVHHRATNLNHLRQKIGIVFQQWNAFPHLTVLENVMLAPRKVLGKSKAEAEALAVEQLTHVGLSDKLKAFPGKLSGGQQQRMAIARALAMSPDYMLFDEATSALDPQLVGEVLDTMRMLAEDGMTMVLVTHEIRFARDVSDRVAFFRNGLVHEIGTPDQVIGSPLHAETAAFLKSVK is encoded by the coding sequence ATGATTGAGATCGACAACGTGCATAAATCCTTCGGCAACCTCGAAGTGGTCAAAGGCGTCAACCTGACCGTGAACAAAGGCGAGGTGGTGTCGATCATCGGCGGCTCCGGCTCCGGAAAATCGACGCTGCTGATGTGTATCAACGGTCTGGAGCCGATCCAGAAAGGCAACATCCGCGTCGATGGCGTCGAGGTTCATCACCGCGCCACCAACCTCAACCATCTGCGGCAGAAGATCGGTATCGTCTTTCAGCAATGGAACGCTTTTCCGCACCTGACCGTGCTCGAAAACGTCATGCTCGCGCCGCGCAAAGTGCTCGGTAAAAGCAAGGCTGAAGCCGAAGCGCTGGCGGTCGAGCAACTGACTCATGTCGGTCTGAGCGACAAGCTCAAGGCATTCCCCGGCAAGCTGTCTGGCGGCCAACAACAGCGTATGGCTATCGCCCGGGCGCTGGCCATGTCACCGGACTACATGCTGTTCGACGAAGCCACTTCGGCCCTCGACCCGCAGTTGGTCGGTGAGGTGCTGGACACCATGCGCATGCTGGCCGAAGACGGCATGACCATGGTCCTGGTAACGCATGAGATCCGCTTCGCCCGTGACGTATCCGACCGCGTGGCATTTTTTCGCAACGGCCTGGTACACGAGATAGGCACGCCCGACCAGGTGATCGGCAGCCCGCTGCACGCGGAGACGGCGGCCTTTCTGAAATCGGTCAAGTAG